In a genomic window of Gigantopelta aegis isolate Gae_Host chromosome 9, Gae_host_genome, whole genome shotgun sequence:
- the LOC121382372 gene encoding uncharacterized protein LOC121382372 has translation MISVNLEHKHPSDGQQLAAAAEPRPPGNEEEQQPVTSEDVSGTYRQKQIYDELDANIARLKDIDIKRNNAKAKSPVVIKVDKDVDIHVVHQDSTANSQQGLQADDHQNVHIQGSPQKATISLKLQSTHSSDEQLAAADVPQQPVTSEDVSGKYPQKQQYGELEDGLDAIIARLEAINFKRKHPEAVVIKVDRHVDVHVAGQGSNKNSQQGLQADDHQSVHIQQGSPQKATISLKLQSTHSSENKDESDGHSEDEDEDSENEGGFSEDEVSVNEHEVNDDEGGFSEDEVSVNEDEVNDDEGGFSEDEVSVNEDEVNDDEGGFSEDEAKASETGYDLYNKYYLENNYRVLDSLKNGILGYFGLIKKAIEDNKA, from the exons ATGATTTCTGTGAACTTGGAACATAAGCATCCAAGTGATGGACAGCAactggctgctgctgctgaacCTCGGCCACCTGGAAATGAGGAAGAACAACAACCAGTTACAAGTGAAG ATGTCAGTGGCACATAtcgacaaaaacaaatttatgatGAGTTAGATGCTAACATCGCTCGACTGAAGGATATTGACATTAAACGAAATAATGCCAAAGCTAAAAGCCCTGTTGTAATTAAGGTTGACAAGGAtgtagacatacatgtagttcaccAGGATTCGACCGCAAATTCACAACAAGGACTCCAAGCAGACGATCACCAAAATGTTCATATACAAGGCAGTCCACAAAAGGCAACGATTTCTCTGAAACTGCAAAGTACGCATTCAAGTGATGAACAACTGGCTGCTGCTGATGTCCCACAACAACCAGTTACAAGTGAAG atgTCAGTGGGAAATATCCACAAAAACAGCAATACGGTGAGTTAGAAGATGGGTTAGATGCTATCATAGCTCGACTGGAGGCTATTAACTTCAAACGAAAACATCCCGAAGCTGTTGTAATTAAGGTTGACAGGCATGTAGACGTACATGTAGCTGGCCAAGGTTCGAACAAGAATTCGCAACAAGGACTCCAAGCAGACGATCACCAAAGTGTTCATATACAACAAGGCAGTCCACAAAAGGCAACGATTTCTTTGAAACTGCAAAGTACGCATTcaagtgaaaataaagatgagtCAGACGGTCATAGTGAGGATGAAGATGAAGATAGTGAGAATGAAGGTGGATTTAGTGAGGATGAAGTTAGTGTGAATGAACATGAAGTTAATGATGATGAAGGTGGATTTAGTGAGGATGAAGTTAGTGTGAATGAAGATGAAGTTAATGATGATGAAGGTGGATTTAGTGAGGATGAAGTTAGTGTGAATGAAGATGAAGTTAATGATGATGAAGGTGGATTTAGTGAGGATGAAGCTAAAGCTAGTGAAACTGGTTATGacctttataacaaatattacttAGAAAACAATTATCGTGTACTTGACTCATTGAAAAACGGAATTCTGGGATATTTTGGACTAATAAAAAAGGCGATTGAAGATAATAAAGCCTAG
- the LOC121381500 gene encoding uncharacterized protein LOC121381500 — protein MISLNLEHKYPSDEQADDHQSVHIQYDSPQEAMISLNLEHKHPSDEQADDHQSVHIQQDSPQEAMISLNLEHKHPSDEQADDHQSVHIQQDSPQEAMISVNLEHKHPSDEQADDHQSVHIQQDSPQEAMISVNLEHKHPSDEQAVDHQSVHIQQDSPQEAFL, from the coding sequence ATGATTTCTCTGAATCTGGAACATAAGTATCCAAGTGATGAACAAGCAGACGATCACCAAAGTGTTCATATACAATACGACAGTCCACAGGAGGCAATGATTTCTCTGAATCTGGAACATAAGCATCCAAGTGATGAACAAGCAGACGATCACCAAAGTGTTCATATACAACAAGACAGTCCACAGGAGGCAATGATTTCTCTGAATCTGGAACATAAGCATCCAAGTGATGAACAAGCAGACGATCACCAAAGTGTTCATATACAACAAGACAGTCCACAGGAGGCAATGATTTCTGTGAACTTGGAACATAAGCATCCAAGTGATGAACAAGCAGACGATCACCAAAGTGTTCATATACAACAAGACAGTCCACAGGAGGCAATGATTTCTGTGAACTTGGAACATAAGCATCCAAGTGATGAACAAGCAGTCGATCACCAAAGTGTTCATATACAACAAGACAGTCCACAGGAGGCATTTCTGTGA